In one Neobacillus sp. CF12 genomic region, the following are encoded:
- a CDS encoding cob(I)yrinic acid a,c-diamide adenosyltransferase, whose translation MKLYTRTGDKGKTSIIGGRVDKDDIRVEAYGTVDEVNCFVGQVMTELDEVIFKDVLADLEKIQHELFDCGGDLANISNKVEFKLEKEAIDYLEQKIDEYILEAPELERFILPGGTKPSASIHIARTVTRRAERLVVSLMKNDEKTPELALQYLNRLSDYFFALARVVNYRLNVKDVEYVRSAKVFRDGKRKDEK comes from the coding sequence ATGAAACTTTATACAAGAACGGGCGACAAAGGAAAAACAAGTATTATTGGAGGAAGAGTCGACAAGGATGATATTCGAGTGGAAGCGTACGGAACAGTGGATGAAGTTAATTGTTTTGTAGGGCAGGTTATGACTGAGCTTGATGAGGTAATCTTTAAGGATGTTTTAGCAGATCTTGAGAAAATTCAGCATGAATTATTTGATTGTGGCGGGGACCTTGCCAATATTTCTAATAAGGTTGAGTTTAAGCTGGAGAAAGAAGCCATTGACTACTTAGAACAGAAAATCGATGAATATATTCTGGAAGCTCCAGAGCTCGAACGATTTATTCTGCCTGGCGGCACAAAGCCCTCTGCTTCGATTCATATTGCTAGAACGGTGACAAGAAGAGCAGAGAGATTAGTTGTATCCTTAATGAAAAACGACGAGAAAACTCCGGAATTAGCACTACAATATTTAAATCGTCTTTCGGACTATTTCTTTGCCTTAGCGAGAGTGGTAAATTATCGACTCAACGTAAAAGACGTAGAATATGTTCGGAGTGCAAAAGTGTTCAGGGATGGGAAACGAAAAGATGAAAAGTAG
- a CDS encoding histidine phosphatase family protein — translation MVIALFRHGLTEENKRKAYLGWKDSPLCKDSKNMSTNSRYDLFFSSDLPRCVETAKILFPTKSLKLLPELREMDFGQWEGKTYEDLKELLLYQRWLSDPLSYNPPGGESFEEFTHRVQNGWEMITGEILSKNIERCAIITHGGVIRFLLSKFAPIKNDFWSWQAPHKQGYELIFEREALRRGETCTLLQEVPLTAKELG, via the coding sequence GTGGTTATTGCATTATTTCGCCATGGGCTAACAGAGGAAAATAAACGGAAAGCCTATTTAGGCTGGAAGGATTCCCCTTTATGCAAAGATTCTAAGAATATGAGCACGAACAGCAGATACGATCTCTTTTTTTCAAGTGATTTGCCAAGATGTGTAGAGACAGCAAAAATTCTTTTTCCAACTAAGAGTCTAAAGCTATTACCTGAATTAAGGGAAATGGATTTTGGGCAATGGGAAGGAAAAACCTATGAAGACTTGAAAGAACTCCTTCTTTATCAACGTTGGCTTTCTGATCCACTCTCTTATAATCCGCCAGGGGGTGAGTCATTTGAGGAATTCACACATAGGGTTCAAAATGGGTGGGAAATGATTACTGGAGAAATTCTCTCTAAAAACATCGAACGCTGTGCCATTATCACGCACGGTGGGGTGATAAGATTTTTATTATCTAAATTTGCACCAATCAAAAATGATTTTTGGTCTTGGCAAGCACCGCATAAGCAAGGGTATGAACTTATTTTTGAAAGAGAAGCATTAAGGAGGGGTGAAACTTGCACTTTATTACAGGAGGTTCCTTTAACGGCAAAAGAGCTTGGGTAA
- a CDS encoding cobyric acid synthase codes for MKGVMIQGTASDVGKSLIVTALCRMFANDGVKVVPFKSQNMSNNSYVTKDGKEIGRAQGIQAEAAKIEATVWMNPILLKPRSNQDSEIVYLGKSLKTLSGRGYRDTFYEKGLEVIRKSLKQLSSEYELVVIEGAGSPVEINLKDRELVNMKVAELADVPVILVADIDRGGVFASIVGTLELLEPEERQRVAGLIINKFRGDISLFEDGITWLEKKTGIPVLGVLPYVEDHMIDGEDSLSLSNQFSNRNRGNLDIAVIYLPFVSNYSDLEPFLYEEDVSIRWVKHASEFGNPDAVIIPGTKSTINDLNTLRDKQLDSLIQKHIEDGGYIIGICGGYQILCEEIIDETGSDTGIVNKCVAGLGWIPGRTIFYDEKETVRSAGIYHEDTGLVPNGKLEGYEIHLGKTVLHQQGCSFLALENGKEEGYYGRNGQIIGTYLHHLFHNDEWRNHWLNMIRKSKGLNSKETIYIREYKDKRYDEIAGQMRANLNFEQLNDIINKWCVE; via the coding sequence ATGAAAGGAGTTATGATTCAAGGAACGGCATCCGATGTTGGCAAAAGCCTTATTGTGACGGCGCTTTGCCGGATGTTTGCTAATGATGGTGTAAAAGTAGTTCCTTTCAAATCTCAAAATATGTCCAATAATTCGTATGTGACGAAAGATGGAAAGGAAATTGGCAGAGCACAAGGAATCCAAGCAGAAGCTGCAAAAATTGAGGCAACGGTTTGGATGAATCCTATTCTCTTAAAGCCTCGCTCGAATCAGGATTCTGAGATTGTTTATTTGGGTAAGTCGTTAAAAACCCTTTCTGGAAGAGGGTATCGAGATACTTTTTATGAAAAAGGGCTTGAGGTGATTCGGAAGTCTTTAAAACAGTTATCAAGTGAATATGAACTAGTGGTGATAGAAGGGGCCGGGAGTCCGGTTGAAATCAATCTCAAGGACCGAGAGCTTGTGAATATGAAGGTGGCTGAGCTGGCAGACGTTCCTGTAATACTAGTTGCAGATATTGATAGAGGCGGAGTATTTGCGAGTATTGTTGGGACTCTAGAGCTTTTGGAACCTGAAGAAAGACAAAGAGTCGCAGGACTTATTATTAATAAATTCCGCGGGGATATTAGCTTATTTGAAGACGGTATTACCTGGCTGGAAAAGAAAACGGGGATTCCTGTATTAGGTGTTCTGCCTTATGTAGAAGACCATATGATTGATGGGGAAGATTCTTTGTCTTTAAGCAATCAGTTTTCAAACAGAAATAGAGGGAATCTGGATATTGCTGTCATCTATCTTCCGTTTGTTTCGAACTATAGTGATCTGGAACCATTTTTATATGAAGAGGATGTTTCGATACGCTGGGTCAAACATGCATCGGAATTTGGAAATCCTGACGCAGTCATTATTCCTGGGACTAAGAGTACAATCAATGATTTGAATACGCTAAGAGATAAACAATTAGATAGCTTGATTCAAAAACATATAGAAGATGGTGGCTATATTATAGGTATTTGTGGAGGATATCAAATCCTTTGTGAAGAAATCATTGATGAAACGGGTTCAGATACAGGGATAGTGAACAAATGCGTGGCAGGACTGGGATGGATACCAGGCAGGACCATTTTTTATGATGAAAAAGAAACAGTGAGATCCGCAGGAATCTACCACGAAGATACAGGTTTGGTCCCAAATGGAAAGCTAGAAGGGTATGAAATACATTTAGGGAAAACGGTACTACATCAGCAAGGCTGTTCATTTCTAGCGCTTGAGAATGGAAAAGAGGAAGGCTATTACGGCAGGAACGGTCAAATTATTGGAACGTATCTGCATCATCTTTTTCATAATGATGAATGGAGAAATCATTGGTTAAACATGATTCGAAAAAGTAAAGGCTTGAATAGTAAGGAAACCATTTATATACGTGAATACAAAGATAAAAGATATGATGAAATTGCAGGTCAAATGAGAGCAAATCTAAATTTTGAGCAGTTAAATGACATCATCAACAAGTGGTGCGTAGAATGA
- the cobS gene encoding adenosylcobinamide-GDP ribazoletransferase produces MKFLKGFLLDLQFFTAIPIRFNLPMDKPHLKGAVQAFPLVGLLQGGIYATLFYVLAEYTPFSTLAVAFFLWLMTILLTGGIHLDGWMDASDAYFSYGDLTKRLEIMKDPRTGAFGVISVIVLLSCRFLFIYEITENVQGVTYLIIATIPFLSKSVMGVLLLTVKSAKSEGLGALFQRAATIKVLWVYPIFMAVILALMTFVDNAFFLLSVLIVIACASLLVCRLKAVSWFGGITGDVLGASVEGTELFLWMTVWLLHYFAMG; encoded by the coding sequence ATGAAATTTCTAAAGGGTTTCTTACTCGACCTGCAATTTTTCACAGCTATTCCGATACGTTTTAACTTACCAATGGATAAACCTCATCTAAAAGGTGCTGTCCAAGCCTTCCCTTTAGTAGGACTTCTTCAAGGGGGGATATATGCCACACTATTTTATGTATTGGCAGAATATACGCCTTTTTCCACTCTTGCAGTCGCGTTCTTTCTTTGGCTCATGACTATTCTTTTAACAGGTGGAATTCACTTGGACGGCTGGATGGATGCAAGCGATGCTTATTTTTCATACGGTGATCTGACGAAAAGGCTTGAGATAATGAAGGACCCAAGAACGGGAGCATTTGGTGTAATCTCAGTTATTGTATTGTTAAGTTGTCGTTTTTTATTTATATATGAGATTACTGAAAATGTACAAGGTGTAACATACTTGATAATTGCCACTATCCCATTTTTGAGTAAAAGTGTCATGGGTGTCCTGCTGCTTACTGTAAAATCCGCTAAAAGTGAGGGACTAGGTGCTTTATTCCAACGTGCTGCAACAATAAAGGTATTATGGGTATATCCCATTTTTATGGCTGTCATTCTTGCGCTAATGACTTTCGTTGATAATGCCTTCTTTCTTCTCTCAGTTTTAATCGTGATTGCCTGTGCTAGTTTGCTAGTATGCCGCTTGAAAGCAGTAAGTTGGTTTGGTGGGATTACGGGAGATGTTCTAGGCGCTTCAGTAGAAGGGACTGAATTGTTTTTATGGATGACAGTGTGGTTATTGCATTATTTCGCCATGGGCTAA
- a CDS encoding bifunctional adenosylcobinamide kinase/adenosylcobinamide-phosphate guanylyltransferase — protein MHFITGGSFNGKRAWVKKTYGLTGTWLSAYQDTPLTVNLAHINSDLLVLEGIEIWLKELTKTYDSYRSREIWIQTLNQWLSWEEAEPQRKLVVIGTDITKGIVPVEKENRLWRDVTGWAYQDLAAKAEKVDVIWYGLNQTIKLTGDEKL, from the coding sequence TTGCACTTTATTACAGGAGGTTCCTTTAACGGCAAAAGAGCTTGGGTAAAGAAAACATACGGATTAACTGGAACCTGGCTCTCCGCTTATCAAGACACACCTCTGACAGTAAATCTAGCCCATATTAATAGTGATTTACTAGTTTTAGAAGGAATTGAAATTTGGTTAAAAGAGTTAACCAAAACATATGATTCATACAGAAGCCGAGAAATTTGGATTCAAACTTTAAATCAATGGCTTTCCTGGGAAGAAGCAGAGCCACAGCGAAAACTAGTGGTAATTGGTACAGATATCACGAAAGGAATTGTTCCGGTGGAGAAAGAAAATAGGCTATGGCGGGATGTCACAGGTTGGGCCTATCAAGATCTTGCTGCAAAAGCAGAAAAAGTGGATGTCATTTGGTATGGATTAAATCAAACAATTAAATTAACAGGGGATGAGAAGCTATGA